A segment of the Symmachiella macrocystis genome:
CGGCGAGAAATTGATTGAGCGGGTTCGGTGGTGGGAGGAATACACGGCCAAATTCGGTGTGGAGATTAACAACAACCCATCGCCCGGCAACAAAAAGGGGGGGCTGACCACGATTTATGAGAAATCGTTGGGAGCGATCGCTAAAGGGGGCGGTACTGCTCTCAAAGCGGTTTATCAGTATGCCGAACCGGTGACGGAAAAGGGCTTTGTGTTCATGGATTCGCCCGGCTACGACCCCGCTTCGGTGACCGGCATGGTGGCCGGCGGCGCCAATGTTGTGGTGTTTACGACCGGCCGTGGAAGCTGCTTCGGCTGCAAACCGGTTCCCTCCATCAAAGTCGCAACGAATACGCCCATGTATGAACGGATGGTCGACGACATGGACATCAACGCCGGCAAGGTTTTAGACGGCAGCACTGTTGAAGACGTCGGGGCGGAGATCTTTGAGATGATCGTGGCGACCGCTAGCGGCGAGCAGACCAAAAGCGAAGCACAGGGCATTGGCGACGAAGAGTTTTGCCCTTGGAGTATTGGTCCCGTCTTGTGAGGCAGTAGGCTAATGGGGGCGTTGCTGTTGTTGAGGCGATGGTGGTTTGGGGCCTTTGACGGCAAATTAGCTCGGGTTTTGCAAAAAGCCGGGAGGTGTTTCGCGCTCATCTCAATTTGTGGATCGTGCCCGAACACCGTGCGGGGGAGTTGTTGCTCGCTTCATTTTGCTTGTGGAAATCAGCAGGAACTCTACGCGCAACTCAAACCCCTTATTCGACTTAGCGCGGGCGACGACTCTCTGAGATGGACCGGCGTTTTTGCCGCTTCATCCGTGATGTTTGTTTTGACCGCCAGCATCATTACATCCGCGACAAGACCGAGAATGGATAATTCCCGGACAATCGCTACAGAATGCCAACTTCCCTGACCGATACAACTCGCAGGACGAAATTGTCGTACGCTTGTCGCCAAATCATGGGGGGGGCTGGCGTTGTTCTTGAATGCAGACCATGCGTTTAAGTAAGGATAAATCTGATGCGGATGCAACACTGGTCAAAATGGGTGATGGCGTTATTGGTAAACGCGGCGTGCGTTGCCACAGTCCACGCTCAAGACTACCCCGTCGACGTCACGGATCAATCCGGCGTCAATCAACCACAAGCCGGGACCGGCACCGGTACCGTTGACGCGACCCAAATGGGAACGCCAATGGGTGCTGGGCAATTCACCGGCTACTCTGGCGAGTACGGCTCAGACCCGGTCCAACCCTGGCCCGAAGTCTCACCGTTTGACAACTCGTTTGATCAAACCTATTACGACGAAGGTTTGTGGTACCGCCGCACGAATCGTCGTCAGACTAGGCACTATTTCAACATGGACTTCTGGGCTGCAAAATTAAAACGGCCCAAGAGCGGACAGCCAGATGGGCTGGTTGGCTCGACGATCGTCAATCAGGATAACGTCTATGAGTGGACGATTCGCGAGGTTCTAGGCCAGCCGCAATTTGTCCCTGAAAAAGACTTCTCCAACAACTTCTACACCCAAGAGTTTGGTGCGGATGCAACACGAGCCTCGTTCCGGACGCAATTTGGTGCGGTCAATGCGGACGATAGCGGGTGGGAAATCTCCGCTTTTTTTGCTCCGAGTGACAGCGATAAAGACCAAAATGTCACTGTAGGACCAACGGGACTGAACCGAACTCCCGACTTCGGCGCCAGTGTCGGCGAAGGACTTGCGACGTTTAACGGTGGTTTTGTGGTGACAGAAGTCTTCCCCGATCTGGGCAGTCTGTCCTTCGACCAGGGCGTTATCATGCACTTTGATAGCAAGGCTTGGGGCGGCGACATCAATTATTACACGACTCCCATCGGCAACGGACACGGCAATAGCGATTTCCACGCCTCGATGGGTATCCGCTACTTAGGGATTTGGGAAGACTTCGGATTTCAAGGAAGCGACTCCGGATTCAATGAGCGACTCATCTGGGTTCCGGATGGACGCGTCTACCAAATCAGTCCTTTCACAACCGAAGTCCAAAGCAAGCTTAAAAGTAACCTTGTGGGACCGCAGCTCGGCCTCAAATGGGCACTGGGTGGCGACTCGTTTAAGTTGACGACCGAAGCCAAAGGCTCCATCGCTGCCAACTTTGAAGAAAATGAGTTGCGGTACACCGGCTATGGATTGCAGCCCAACAATGACTTGATCGCTGCTGACAATCCGCTGAACGGATTCCCCAACTCCAACTTGCGTCCTGGCGATCCTCGTGCAGGACGGGAGAACGAGGTGAATGTGGACTATGCACCGATTTTCGAGGTTTCCGTTATGGCGGAATTCGGATTCATGCAATATGTTCCCGTGCTAAATAAACTACCGGGATTCGGAGACTCCAAGTTTCGATTCGGATACGCTTATACACAAGCATGGCGGATTCGGCGGGCGGCTCAAGCCGTTAATTACAACGCCCCGTTCCCCATCTTGAACGAGGATCGCGAAAATTGGCATGTCGGAGGTTGGACTGCCGGTTTCAATTGGAATTTCTAAGAACGGCACGGAACTTTCCGCATCAGTTCCGTGACTCGTCCTGAAAAGATCTGTCGAATACGAACAGAGAGCAACTGCCCATGTCAGTTGCTCTCTGTTTTTTTACGCGCGCGTCCATCACCTGTCTCGACCGAGATCACTCCTCAACCGGTACGCTCGAACTGCCGCGACCCTCGGTAGTGAATGCACGGAGTTTTATCTTCGTGTCGTATGCCGGAGGATCTTGTGGATCGAAGAGCGGTGACTCGACGACTGGCTCACTCCCATCGGTCGTGTAGCGAATCTCCAGTCCCGGATAAGGGACGATGGCTTTGAGTTTTCCATCCTCTTCGATTGCTCCCGGTTTGGGAATCCGGAAATGGACCCCCTCGCGTTCTAAACGCGGCAATGCATAGTTACCCACAAATGATGCAAACGCCGACCATTGGGCGGCAATGTCTTCGTCGCTGACATCCGGATTCCAAGCGCGCTCGGCAAAGGGTAGCAGGCGGGGGAGCATGTACCACTCGAGCATCTCGGGGGTATTGATCGTCTCGGTCCAAAGTTGAGACTGAATCCCTTGAATCAGGTCGCGCTCTTTTTGCGGCAATGGCTCATCGGTGAGCGCCAAGGGGCGGTATTCGTAGACATCCTTGGTATCCGTAAAGCCGGACCAGAAATGCCCCCGCTCGGTGGGATTGTTTTCGTAGGCCATGTCAAAATAGCTTGTACGGGGATTGCAGAGTACCGTGGGCTGTCCGGTTTTGAGCCGCGCGTAAGTCGCGTCACCGTCGAAGTCCCATTCGGTGATATAGGCTTTCCCGTCGGCCATCCGTGCGGTGACAAACGGTGCGTTTTCATGCCAAGATCCAACGTGCACGGTTCCCGACGAAGTTTTGTCGATGATCTCGTACAGTTTTTGCGAGAAGTCGTCGCGAATTTTTCGATGAACGGCGATCGATTTTTCCGGATCGACTTTGGGATCAACGTTTTCATAGCCCATAGCCGCTATGGCCGGCGATAGTGTCCAGGCTTCTTCCGGTGCTTCGTCGCCGCCGATATGTACGTGAGCCAACGGAACGCCGGCCGCATCGTGCATCTCGTTAACGGCGGTGAAGACCTCTTCCAAGAAGGGGTACACGCCTTCCATTGCCGGATTGAGAATGTTGTCGTCAAATCCTTGCGGACTGAGATGCTCGGATTTGTCTTCCGGATCGATCATTAAATATCCCGGCTTGTCGAGCAGCGCCTGGATAGCGGATCGCGCGTGTCCCGGGACGGCGATTTCGGGAATGACTTCGATATGCCGTGCTTTGGCGTATTTCAAAAGGTCGATGTAGTCTTCGCGAGTCAGATAGCCCGAAGGACCAGTGCCGCCGTCGTTTAAAACGACGGGCAACTGCACGACTTTTCCGTCCGCGTCATGGGTCACGTGGCCCCGCTTGGAACCGATGTCGGTCAGTTCCGGCAAGCTGGGGATTTCGATACGCCAGGCTTCGTCTTCGTTGAGGCGTAATTGCAGCACATTCATTTTGTAATGCGCCATTTGATCGATGACTTTTTTCAACGTCTTCGGCCCAAAGAAATGGCGACAGATGTCGACCATCAATCCGCGGTAGGAAAATTGCGGTTGATCATCGATCGTGATGTAAGGCAGGTGGTCGCCGAAACGGTCGAGTAATTGGTCGACCGTTTGAATTCCGTAAAACACCCCGGCGGCCGATCCGCCGCTGAGACTGACACCCTCGTCGTTGACGGTTAATTTGTACTGTTCTTTGGCGAGCTCGGGATCGATGGTCAGGCTCACGGCAACCGCATCGTCCGATTCGTTGGCTTGGCGATGTTTGTCGAGCAGGGTGGTCAGTGCGTCGCTTTCGAATTTTAAATCGTCCGACGATTTGACCGCTGCCAGTTGGGCGAGGTCGATTTTTTTCGAATCATCGAGGTCAACGTTCCGCGGCGCCGGCAGCGCGACTTGGGGTTCGCTTTCGCCGTTGTATTGGGCATGGCGGTTGTACCGCGATTTGGCATCCGCGCGAGCTCCAATCGGTTCCGGTGAGGGAGTGAACCCTTTGATCGGACCGTATTCAATGGCGATGTCGCCGACCAAGGCCTCGTTTCCGTCTTCGTCGATGCTGACCAAATAGAACCCGACCGGCGGATCGCTGTTGAGCATGATTTGCCGCATGCCAACAATCGGGATCGTTAACGACTCGTCGGTTTTCAGTGGCTTAAAGCCGTCGGTCGGTTCGATTTTATACCGGCCCTGGATCCCGGTGAAGCTGGCTTTGACGGTTTCATTGGCTTCGGCGAAAGCTTCTTCGTCCAGATACATAAACGGTCCGATGCGGAAGTAGAGCGCCCAACCATTTGCCGGCAAAGCCGTTTGTCCGTTGTTGGTCAGAATCAACCGCGCTTTGTTTTTGGACTTTGCCAAGTACTCGTGGTGGTGCTCGTACGTCTCCGGTCCGTCGACGTTGGCATCGTGAATCCATTTTAAGTGGAGGTGGCTGGTCTCGGGGATTTCCGTTGAGTCGACCGCCTCCGCATCCGCCTCCGCTTCGTCAGCCAATATGGTTTCCGCTTCATCCAGGACTTTGGCTAATTCCTCTTGGTTGCTGACTGAGGTCTCATTGTCTGCGGGGACATCGTCCGTGATTTCTTCGGTTTCCAAGAATTCTTCGGGAGCGGCGACTTCTGCCTCCGGAGCTGGGTCGTCATCGCTGGAGACAGTACAGCCGATGGGGAAAAGTGCGCCGCAAACTAACAACAGCAAAATGCAAAAGGGGAGTGTTTTTGTCGACATGGTGGTCGAACCTCACGCGAAAATAATGGACGATTGGGGGAAGGTGGCCGCGCGATTGGTCGTTCGTAACCAAACGGCAGGAATGATCATGGTGAGCGGTTCGGGGACGATGGTCAAGGGTGCGGCGCGGTCCAGCGGTCTTGGACCACTTTATTCTTGGCGATGACTGCCGTGACTGGGTAGAATCGCACGGGATGTTTTTTATGCAACACGATCGAGCGAGGAACGGACGGGATGGCGAAGAAACGCAAACCAAAGTCCCCCAGCGCGGGCGAGGACTCCGAACGCCTGCAGCGACGGGCGGCGCTGTGGTCCAAAGAGGATCTGCTTTCTCCGGCGGATCCGGCAGAGGATTTGCTGACTTCCGAGGAGTGGATTTCGATCGGTATCGCGCTCGATCTTTCCACCCGCGAACTCTGCGTGGCGATCCTCATCTTCGAAGGACAGACGCGCGCCAACATTGCCCGCCAACTGCACAAGAAGGATGGTCAACCGGTCAGTCCGGGGACCATTCGCGTCTACATCGACCGTCTTTTTCAGAAATTACGCGTCAATGACCGGGTCGGTTTTGTGCAGCGAATCATGCGGGTCCATTTGAGATTGTCCACCGCAAGCTGATCGAACAATTGTAGCGGTTTTGTGGAATTTCTGGAGGTGCCTCTCGTGGGCGACCGTCAAGTCTGCTTAGGCGGTTCTGATGTGCTGATTTAAGAAACCGTATTTTGGCGGCGAAGGGGAATTGGGAGAAGATCTGCTTGACATTGAGCATGCGGTGTTGTCATATTACACAGTTAGAAGAACCTTTGTTGATGGGAGCGGACGTTGCTCCCGATTGACAACCCTCCTCGCGGGCCGCACCAAAAAATATCCTACCTAAGCGCCTACCCATGGCCCCACCCACTGAATTGTGAACAACACGATTCGATTTCCTGTTGCAATCATCGAAGTGAATTTCATTCCGTTGGAATGTTCACAGCGCTTGTACTATTTGCCAAAATCATCGTCTTGACGGCGACACCCCCGGAGACACCGGAGCCGTAGGATGAGTTTTTACGGGAAGATCCTACCAAGGAGGCACACTCATGCACTTTCAACCCTCGCGCCGTGATTTTTTGCATGTTGGATTTCTAGGCGGATTGGGGCTGACGTTGCCTCAATTTTTGCAGATGCAGCAAGCTCGCGCTGATCTGAAAGCCTATGAAAGCACCGAAGGCACAGCGAAATCTGTGATCTTCATTTTCGCGCCCGGCGGCATGGCTCACCAAGAGACATTTGATCCCAAGCCCTACGCTCCGATCGAATATCGTGGGCCGATGAATTCGATCGAAACGAATGTTCCGGGAACCCGTTTGAACGAACTGCTGAAAAATACGGCGCAGGTCACCGACAAACTGGCAATTTGTCGGTCGATGACTCACGGCGAAGCGGCCCACGAGCGGGGCACGCACAACATGTATACCGGATACCGTCCCAGCCCGGCGTTGTCCTTTCCCAGCATGGGAAGCGTGGTGACGCACGAGTTTCCTTCGAAGAACAATCTGCCGCAATACGTCTGCATTCCGAATCAGCCGAACGAATTCGCCGGCACCGGCTACCTGAGTTCTTCGTATGCCGCTTTCAGTCTCGGCTCGGATCCCGCAGCCAAAAACTTTACGGTCAAAGACCTCAAACTACCGGGTGGGGTCGATGACACACGATTCACGCGTCGACGCACGGTGCTCTCGGCCGTGAATGATCATTTTGTCTCCAAGGAAAAAGCAGACTCCTTGGATGCGGTTGATAGTTTCTACCAACGGGCGTATTCGCTCGTCAGTTCCGAAAAAGCGCGGGAAGC
Coding sequences within it:
- a CDS encoding DUF1501 domain-containing protein, with amino-acid sequence MHFQPSRRDFLHVGFLGGLGLTLPQFLQMQQARADLKAYESTEGTAKSVIFIFAPGGMAHQETFDPKPYAPIEYRGPMNSIETNVPGTRLNELLKNTAQVTDKLAICRSMTHGEAAHERGTHNMYTGYRPSPALSFPSMGSVVTHEFPSKNNLPQYVCIPNQPNEFAGTGYLSSSYAAFSLGSDPAAKNFTVKDLKLPGGVDDTRFTRRRTVLSAVNDHFVSKEKADSLDAVDSFYQRAYSLVSSEKAREAFNINAEPDAIRDEYGRNTAGARMLLARRLCEAGSRFVTLTYGSWDMHDNINGGIRRQLPAFDQAYAALIRDLDRRGTLKDTLVCIASEFGRTPKINGTAGRDHWPKVFSVVMAGGGIKGGITYGTSDATASEPDQDPLTVEDWATTIYKCLGIVADKELMAPGDRPIEIVNGGKVRKDLLG
- a CDS encoding family 20 glycosylhydrolase codes for the protein MSTKTLPFCILLLLVCGALFPIGCTVSSDDDPAPEAEVAAPEEFLETEEITDDVPADNETSVSNQEELAKVLDEAETILADEAEADAEAVDSTEIPETSHLHLKWIHDANVDGPETYEHHHEYLAKSKNKARLILTNNGQTALPANGWALYFRIGPFMYLDEEAFAEANETVKASFTGIQGRYKIEPTDGFKPLKTDESLTIPIVGMRQIMLNSDPPVGFYLVSIDEDGNEALVGDIAIEYGPIKGFTPSPEPIGARADAKSRYNRHAQYNGESEPQVALPAPRNVDLDDSKKIDLAQLAAVKSSDDLKFESDALTTLLDKHRQANESDDAVAVSLTIDPELAKEQYKLTVNDEGVSLSGGSAAGVFYGIQTVDQLLDRFGDHLPYITIDDQPQFSYRGLMVDICRHFFGPKTLKKVIDQMAHYKMNVLQLRLNEDEAWRIEIPSLPELTDIGSKRGHVTHDADGKVVQLPVVLNDGGTGPSGYLTREDYIDLLKYAKARHIEVIPEIAVPGHARSAIQALLDKPGYLMIDPEDKSEHLSPQGFDDNILNPAMEGVYPFLEEVFTAVNEMHDAAGVPLAHVHIGGDEAPEEAWTLSPAIAAMGYENVDPKVDPEKSIAVHRKIRDDFSQKLYEIIDKTSSGTVHVGSWHENAPFVTARMADGKAYITEWDFDGDATYARLKTGQPTVLCNPRTSYFDMAYENNPTERGHFWSGFTDTKDVYEYRPLALTDEPLPQKERDLIQGIQSQLWTETINTPEMLEWYMLPRLLPFAERAWNPDVSDEDIAAQWSAFASFVGNYALPRLEREGVHFRIPKPGAIEEDGKLKAIVPYPGLEIRYTTDGSEPVVESPLFDPQDPPAYDTKIKLRAFTTEGRGSSSVPVEE
- a CDS encoding LuxR C-terminal-related transcriptional regulator, with protein sequence MAKKRKPKSPSAGEDSERLQRRAALWSKEDLLSPADPAEDLLTSEEWISIGIALDLSTRELCVAILIFEGQTRANIARQLHKKDGQPVSPGTIRVYIDRLFQKLRVNDRVGFVQRIMRVHLRLSTAS